One stretch of Chlamydia abortus DNA includes these proteins:
- a CDS encoding SWIB/MDM2 domain-containing protein has translation MSQKNKNSAFMNPVNITSDLAAIVGKGPMPRTEIVKKVWDYIKKRNLQDPKNKRNILPDEALAKVFGSKNPIDMFQMTKALSSHIVK, from the coding sequence ATGAGTCAAAAAAACAAAAACTCTGCTTTTATGAACCCTGTCAATATCACCTCCGACTTAGCAGCTATTGTTGGCAAGGGCCCCATGCCCCGCACCGAAATTGTAAAAAAAGTATGGGACTATATCAAAAAACGTAATCTACAAGACCCCAAGAATAAAAGAAATATTCTTCCCGACGAAGCCCTAGCTAAAGTCTTCGGTTCTAAGAACCCTATCGATATGTTTCAAATGACAAAAGCTCTCTCCTCTCATATCGTAAAATAA
- a CDS encoding GNAT family N-acetyltransferase, with amino-acid sequence MTENKDTGVPGLDIRYTLPSDAVYMRQWLNDPKILRGFPLKTEAEIHDSVNFWVGFYRYHSSLTAVYEGEVAGVATLILNPYIKVSHHALVSIIVGEPYRNQGVGTALLNNLCHLAKTRFHLEILYLEVYEENPAISLYKRFGFIEVGRQKQFYKDEIGYLAKIIMEKQL; translated from the coding sequence ATGACAGAGAACAAAGACACAGGAGTCCCTGGATTAGATATACGTTATACACTTCCTAGTGATGCTGTGTATATGCGGCAATGGTTAAATGATCCTAAGATACTTCGAGGGTTTCCTCTAAAGACGGAAGCAGAAATTCATGATAGCGTAAACTTTTGGGTAGGTTTTTATCGTTATCATAGCAGCTTGACTGCTGTGTATGAGGGCGAAGTTGCTGGAGTAGCTACGCTGATTTTAAACCCTTATATTAAAGTGTCTCATCATGCATTAGTTTCTATTATTGTGGGTGAGCCTTATCGAAATCAAGGTGTAGGAACAGCGTTATTGAATAATCTTTGTCACTTAGCAAAGACACGTTTTCACTTAGAGATCCTCTACTTAGAGGTGTATGAAGAAAACCCGGCGATCTCCTTGTACAAACGTTTTGGTTTTATTGAGGTGGGAAGACAAAAGCAGTTTTATAAAGATGAGATCGGCTATCTTGCAAAAATTATCATGGAAAAACAACTTTAG
- a CDS encoding two-component system sensor histidine kinase NtrB, translating into MEIKSRITQSYKEADTILTAIPDGIILISEVGNILICNSQAREILGIPDELEILHKPFTDFFPETFFGFSLNEALVSLPSPKTLRLTLSKNDQDRDVEIFVRKNPLNGFLFLLIRDRSEYKQLENVIERYKNIAELGKMTATLAHEIRNPLSGIAGFASLLKEELPSPRHQRMLASIIDGTRSLNTLVSSMLEYTKSQPLNLKAIDLQEFFSSLIPLLSITFPFCTFERETSTSIVRSIDPDRMNSVVWNLVKNAAEATESPITLTLHKSGDISVTNPGQLPQEILDKLFIPFFTTKAQGNGLGLAEALKIMRLHGGGIHVENANGHITFTLKLP; encoded by the coding sequence ATGGAGATCAAATCTCGCATCACACAATCGTATAAAGAAGCAGACACAATTCTCACAGCGATTCCCGATGGCATTATCCTCATCTCCGAAGTAGGCAATATCCTCATTTGCAATTCACAAGCTCGAGAAATTCTCGGTATTCCTGACGAACTGGAAATACTACACAAACCCTTCACCGACTTTTTCCCAGAAACTTTCTTTGGATTTTCCCTAAACGAAGCTCTCGTATCTCTTCCTTCACCAAAAACTCTACGCCTAACCTTATCAAAAAACGATCAGGACCGCGATGTAGAGATATTCGTAAGAAAAAATCCTTTGAATGGTTTCCTCTTCTTATTAATTCGAGATCGTTCTGAATATAAACAATTAGAAAATGTTATCGAAAGATATAAAAATATTGCAGAGTTAGGGAAAATGACGGCAACCTTAGCACATGAAATTCGCAATCCTCTGAGTGGTATTGCTGGATTTGCCTCCCTATTAAAAGAAGAACTCCCCTCTCCACGTCATCAACGCATGTTAGCCTCTATCATTGATGGAACTCGTTCTCTGAATACACTAGTGTCATCCATGCTAGAATACACGAAATCACAGCCACTCAATCTCAAGGCTATAGACTTACAAGAATTTTTCTCTTCACTGATCCCTCTATTATCGATTACATTCCCCTTCTGTACATTCGAACGTGAAACTTCGACCTCTATAGTCCGTTCTATAGATCCTGATAGAATGAATAGCGTAGTATGGAATCTTGTAAAAAATGCTGCAGAAGCAACGGAATCTCCGATCACGTTGACATTACACAAATCAGGTGATATTTCCGTAACCAATCCAGGGCAGCTCCCTCAAGAGATTTTGGATAAGTTGTTTATTCCTTTTTTCACAACAAAAGCTCAGGGAAATGGTTTGGGGCTAGCAGAAGCCTTAAAGATCATGCGTTTGCATGGTGGTGGTATTCACGTAGAGAATGCAAACGGGCATATCACTTTTACTTTAAAACTTCCCTAA
- a CDS encoding sigma-54-dependent transcriptional regulator, with protein MTIEKVLIVDDEPLLRDFLSELLLTRGLSPFTADNVKQGCHKIKTEKYDLIISDMNMPDGTGLDIIKTSKEFAPHTPVLVITAYGTIENAVKAMHHGAFNYLTKPFSSEALFAFIAKAEELQNLVNENLLLKSQISSESHPLIAESPAMKDLLSKARKAADSSANIFIHGESGCGKEVLSFFIHRNSPRASCPYIKVNCAAIPETLLESEFFGHEKGAFTGATGKKAGRFELAHTGTLLLDEITEVPINLQAKLLRAIQEKEFEHLGGTKTLSVDVRILATSNRNLKEAVDQKIFRQDLFYRLNVIPLYLPPLRERKDDILPLSQYFLEKFCRLNNKPMKTLSESAKSALLDYPWPGNIRELSNVLERAVILESPTYLTETMLALS; from the coding sequence ATGACTATAGAAAAAGTATTGATCGTAGATGATGAGCCTCTGTTAAGAGACTTTCTTTCGGAGCTTCTTCTAACCAGAGGACTCTCTCCGTTTACTGCTGATAACGTGAAACAAGGCTGTCATAAAATCAAAACAGAGAAGTATGACCTCATTATTTCAGATATGAACATGCCTGATGGGACAGGCTTGGATATCATCAAAACCTCTAAAGAATTTGCGCCCCATACACCTGTTCTAGTGATCACGGCATACGGAACAATCGAAAATGCTGTAAAAGCCATGCATCATGGGGCATTTAACTACCTCACAAAGCCTTTCTCATCGGAAGCCTTGTTTGCTTTCATAGCCAAGGCTGAGGAGTTACAAAACCTTGTAAACGAGAATCTTTTGCTAAAATCGCAAATTTCCTCAGAATCTCATCCTCTAATCGCCGAGAGCCCCGCAATGAAGGATTTACTATCTAAAGCAAGAAAAGCCGCGGATAGCTCTGCCAACATTTTTATTCATGGCGAATCTGGCTGCGGGAAAGAAGTCCTTTCGTTTTTTATTCATAGAAATTCCCCTAGAGCTTCCTGCCCCTACATCAAGGTGAATTGCGCCGCCATTCCGGAAACCTTGTTAGAATCCGAGTTTTTTGGTCATGAAAAAGGCGCTTTTACAGGAGCCACAGGAAAAAAGGCAGGGCGTTTTGAGCTCGCACACACCGGGACCCTTTTACTAGATGAGATCACGGAAGTGCCTATCAATCTTCAAGCCAAGCTACTCAGAGCGATTCAAGAGAAAGAATTTGAACACCTTGGAGGGACGAAAACCTTATCGGTAGATGTGCGTATCCTTGCTACATCTAATCGCAACCTTAAAGAAGCTGTAGATCAAAAAATTTTCCGACAAGATTTGTTTTATCGTCTTAACGTGATTCCCCTGTACCTCCCTCCCCTAAGAGAAAGAAAAGATGATATTCTTCCTTTATCACAGTACTTCCTAGAGAAATTCTGTAGGTTAAATAATAAACCAATGAAAACACTTTCGGAAAGCGCCAAATCTGCTCTTCTCGACTATCCTTGGCCCGGGAATATCCGCGAACTCTCCAATGTATTGGAGAGGGCGGTCATCCTAGAAAGTCCCACCTACCTGACGGAGACTATGCTCGCTCTATCCTAA
- a CDS encoding HAD family hydrolase encodes MNIHDYQVFFFDFDGLVIDTEPLYYRAFLTACRERGLDTAMDFSTYYLFSMLGREVFKQKFLELFPNTESFFPQCFYDRERIYKELIQTEVPPLLPGVEDFLRFLLAEHKTIGVVTNSSYVLTQRFCEAIPILNQFQFWVTREDYDRPKPYPDSYQYAYQAFVQEGEKVVGFEDSVKGLRALAGIPATLVAVNAMMPLSRDSHQDFRDKEFYYFSSFKELMLHSGVQNQ; translated from the coding sequence ATGAATATCCATGATTATCAGGTGTTCTTTTTTGATTTTGATGGTTTGGTCATTGATACTGAACCTTTATACTACCGAGCATTTTTAACAGCGTGTAGAGAACGCGGACTAGATACCGCTATGGATTTCTCTACATATTACTTATTTTCCATGTTAGGAAGAGAAGTTTTCAAACAGAAGTTTTTAGAGCTGTTCCCCAATACGGAATCTTTTTTCCCACAGTGTTTTTATGATCGCGAACGTATCTATAAAGAGTTAATACAAACTGAAGTTCCTCCGTTACTTCCTGGTGTCGAGGATTTTTTACGGTTCCTATTAGCTGAGCATAAAACTATCGGAGTAGTGACAAATTCTTCCTATGTGCTGACGCAGCGTTTTTGTGAGGCTATACCCATTCTTAATCAGTTTCAATTTTGGGTGACACGCGAAGACTATGACCGGCCTAAGCCGTATCCTGACAGCTATCAATATGCCTATCAGGCTTTTGTTCAAGAAGGAGAAAAGGTTGTGGGGTTTGAAGATAGTGTGAAAGGCTTGCGTGCTCTTGCAGGCATTCCAGCCACGCTGGTTGCTGTGAATGCTATGATGCCATTATCTCGAGACAGTCACCAAGATTTCCGTGATAAAGAGTTCTATTATTTCTCTTCTTTTAAAGAGTTGATGTTACACTCTGGAGTACAGAACCAATGA
- the ispD gene encoding 2-C-methyl-D-erythritol 4-phosphate cytidylyltransferase, protein MDPKCSLILLSGGKGERFGANQPKQYLPFRGEPLILHALNMALRIPEISEIIVVCDVNYESIFEGYPVKFARPGTRRQDSVFSGLQQVANPWVLVHDGVRPFIYPDEVTELVTAAYQTGAATLVSNVPYTIKQRDPVKTLDRDALSIVHTPQCIKTQILLEGLERANQERITLVDDTQAAELLNLPVALVFNKHPQIKVTYPEDLTLAHALL, encoded by the coding sequence ATGGATCCTAAGTGTTCTTTGATTTTACTTAGTGGGGGTAAAGGAGAACGGTTTGGAGCAAATCAACCTAAGCAATACTTACCTTTTCGAGGGGAACCTCTCATCCTCCATGCATTAAACATGGCCTTGCGTATCCCCGAAATCTCAGAAATTATTGTTGTTTGTGATGTAAACTACGAAAGTATTTTTGAAGGTTATCCCGTAAAATTTGCACGACCAGGGACACGGCGTCAAGATTCTGTATTTTCCGGACTACAGCAAGTCGCAAATCCTTGGGTTTTAGTTCATGATGGTGTACGACCTTTTATTTATCCCGATGAAGTTACAGAACTGGTCACAGCTGCATACCAAACAGGAGCGGCAACGTTAGTTTCTAACGTTCCCTATACTATCAAACAACGTGATCCTGTAAAAACTTTAGACCGCGATGCGTTATCTATTGTCCATACACCGCAATGCATCAAGACACAGATCCTCTTAGAGGGCCTCGAACGGGCTAATCAAGAGAGAATAACTCTCGTTGATGATACACAAGCTGCAGAACTTCTCAACCTACCTGTTGCTTTAGTATTCAATAAACATCCACAGATAAAAGTGACTTATCCAGAAGACCTAACCTTAGCTCATGCTTTGTTATGA
- the truA gene encoding tRNA pseudouridine(38-40) synthase TruA has product MTQVVILLAYQGTAYAGWQRQPNDLSIQEVIENSLAQVVGKRIPVTSSGRTDAEVHAFGQVAHFSQPDHPQFSQASSIKKMLNALLPKDIVIRDVVLGDDKFHSRFSAIAKEYRYVLTRSPKPLPWERYFAYYPRHHLKTDLMQEGAQYLLGTHDFASFANHGRDYTSTIRTLFNLDIVDHGETVTIICRGNGFLYKMVRNIVGSLLDISRGKYPPEYIQEILMQKNRRQGPPAAPSHALSLYHVCYPKPYHWFCTPECNINSLKEEK; this is encoded by the coding sequence ATGACACAAGTCGTTATACTCTTGGCCTACCAGGGAACTGCCTATGCTGGGTGGCAAAGACAACCTAATGATCTCTCCATCCAAGAAGTGATAGAAAATTCCTTAGCCCAGGTTGTTGGGAAGCGTATTCCTGTGACCTCTTCCGGCCGTACCGACGCAGAAGTCCATGCCTTTGGTCAAGTTGCGCATTTTTCACAACCTGACCACCCACAATTTTCACAAGCTTCAAGCATAAAAAAAATGCTTAATGCTCTTTTGCCGAAAGATATCGTAATTCGCGACGTTGTTCTTGGAGACGATAAATTCCACTCGCGATTTTCAGCTATCGCTAAAGAATACCGCTATGTACTCACGAGATCTCCTAAGCCGCTCCCCTGGGAACGATATTTTGCCTATTATCCGCGACATCATCTAAAAACAGATCTTATGCAAGAAGGAGCTCAGTACCTACTAGGAACGCACGATTTCGCTTCTTTTGCCAATCATGGACGTGACTATACTTCAACTATACGAACATTATTCAACTTAGACATTGTAGACCACGGGGAGACGGTAACCATCATCTGTAGAGGTAACGGATTTTTGTATAAAATGGTCAGGAATATTGTTGGATCTCTATTAGATATTAGTAGGGGAAAATATCCTCCTGAATACATTCAAGAGATATTAATGCAGAAAAACCGTAGGCAAGGGCCGCCAGCAGCTCCTAGCCATGCCTTATCTTTATACCACGTATGTTACCCTAAACCTTATCATTGGTTCTGTACTCCAGAGTGTAACATCAACTCTTTAAAAGAAGAGAAATAA
- a CDS encoding membrane protein has translation MTSSIPNTSVFSSHPETLGSRLSLFSDLTPLERGEVSSSWKEKCQRASCIGLFCLSLLTICAGVLVLTLLPTTPVFLGIVFIAIGSVLLVTSLLLHASLRPSKKITTQQVNIRDLQTQLQGLLATTNARSLAINGFDPNGNAELIIQEREALLAKFDRDLRRKEVALYRFLSSGTENRYPVLCDLSAFREMQERISDELELLYRSYNHHIRGTVEANPDERLLILHQERNLLIQQLADMGIEKANQTEALVDLQSTLDVLNQNIRLLEDQIAQNSSHGQQHAGLVSGLQPLLQERNTLLIRLSLIYEALISLAKQEEELTSRRIDLDKDIEVVVESRAERITFNNEYRERFLRSSGNINQLTNNLREKEATLLALTQEVEALHEEVERLRNRPFGGEYTQQDIERYRNALTVKEQVVQDLEEQVVKYRRFLEEAVEVNNRITLGIQESERRSLEFAALEQRERVLNHQIQVLTVDLQKHKEEHQRLRGENDDLRELVLTTESNPGSDAQIEALQKEIRRLTVDLETVVNERMNVSEELAIVRAELTNMELRYVAIKEEMLSRDEENATLKMEAEELRGLVVQNEENLENLQHALTNEMNLKHAVDVLRPEIDRLEQEKLSLNARMLEAVEQNRINIGLLQKNEQEKEKLIQELQGLRSLHAQEKESLQEEITKLQKEMHERHLHHLEETSRLRLENNQLESLLKDAQRMGEHSHEGALRMLGSQLIVLSSHIKQRSKSEIQSAGDVMEMLAFTSPRFFGNLGAGISCRSLRPGVYLEAELPVDASDEQKRVVIEQRCLREWFFALLGHFTVEQIESLSQRARDLVQEAGEQASAHELFDQLASEFSEIRDASGALSQWLSTCYSYVTNLQIFNNYFEWSGFLFSLLQKMHKGTGGILHNLSEEEQQFFKIVSNFSGRVPLVLGSIGHSEGTTPGAANPLGDLNFENVGNITWSRFIRIIEGLLEARSSLSGPMILEMSDIRESVVRTISSNVYTDMLTEKYSPTTWTPPADL, from the coding sequence ATGACTTCTTCAATACCAAACACCTCAGTTTTTTCGTCACATCCAGAAACTTTGGGTTCTCGTTTATCTTTATTTTCAGACTTAACTCCTTTAGAGAGAGGCGAGGTATCATCCTCCTGGAAAGAAAAATGTCAGAGAGCCTCTTGTATCGGATTATTCTGTTTATCCCTGCTTACCATTTGTGCTGGAGTTTTAGTCCTTACTTTACTTCCAACTACCCCCGTATTTTTGGGTATAGTATTTATCGCTATCGGTAGTGTTTTACTAGTCACGAGTTTGTTACTGCACGCATCACTGCGGCCGAGTAAAAAAATCACCACACAACAAGTCAACATTCGGGACTTACAAACACAGCTTCAAGGGTTGTTAGCCACGACCAATGCGCGTAGTTTAGCCATAAACGGTTTTGACCCTAATGGCAATGCAGAATTAATTATTCAAGAAAGAGAGGCACTTTTAGCAAAATTCGATAGAGATTTGCGTAGGAAGGAAGTGGCTTTATACCGTTTCTTATCTTCTGGCACAGAAAACAGGTACCCTGTTTTATGTGATTTATCCGCATTCCGTGAAATGCAAGAGCGTATTAGTGATGAGCTTGAGCTTTTATATCGTTCTTACAATCATCATATACGAGGAACGGTTGAGGCGAACCCCGATGAACGCTTACTGATCTTACATCAAGAAAGGAATTTATTAATTCAACAGCTCGCTGACATGGGAATTGAAAAAGCCAATCAAACAGAAGCTCTTGTAGATCTACAATCTACTTTAGATGTTCTTAATCAAAACATTAGATTATTAGAGGACCAAATTGCACAGAACTCGAGTCACGGTCAACAACACGCAGGGTTAGTCAGTGGGCTTCAGCCTTTGCTGCAGGAGCGCAATACTTTACTCATCCGGCTTTCTCTGATTTATGAGGCACTCATTTCTTTAGCTAAGCAAGAAGAAGAATTGACAAGCAGGCGTATTGATTTAGATAAGGATATTGAGGTGGTTGTCGAGTCTAGAGCTGAGCGGATCACATTTAACAATGAATACAGAGAAAGGTTCCTGCGTTCTTCAGGAAACATCAATCAGTTAACAAATAATTTACGTGAGAAAGAAGCGACTCTTTTAGCGCTTACTCAGGAAGTGGAAGCACTACATGAGGAAGTGGAAAGACTACGCAATCGTCCTTTTGGTGGAGAATATACCCAACAGGATATCGAACGGTATCGCAATGCATTAACGGTTAAAGAACAAGTTGTCCAGGATCTGGAAGAGCAGGTTGTAAAATATAGGAGGTTTCTTGAGGAAGCTGTTGAGGTGAATAACCGGATCACTTTGGGAATTCAAGAAAGTGAAAGACGTTCCTTAGAGTTTGCGGCTTTAGAACAAAGAGAGAGGGTGTTAAATCACCAGATACAGGTGTTAACAGTTGATCTTCAAAAACACAAAGAAGAACACCAACGTCTACGAGGGGAAAATGACGATTTGCGAGAGCTTGTTTTAACCACCGAGAGTAATCCTGGTTCTGATGCGCAGATAGAAGCTCTTCAAAAGGAAATCCGAAGATTAACAGTGGATTTAGAGACTGTTGTCAATGAGCGGATGAACGTATCTGAAGAACTGGCTATTGTACGTGCAGAGTTAACGAATATGGAACTACGCTACGTTGCAATCAAAGAAGAGATGCTTTCCAGAGATGAGGAAAACGCCACTCTTAAAATGGAAGCGGAGGAATTGCGTGGTTTAGTTGTTCAGAATGAGGAGAATCTCGAAAATTTACAGCATGCTTTAACAAATGAAATGAATTTAAAACATGCCGTGGATGTCTTACGACCGGAGATTGATAGATTAGAACAAGAAAAGCTGAGTCTCAATGCGCGTATGTTAGAAGCTGTTGAGCAAAATCGTATCAACATTGGTCTGCTACAGAAAAACGAACAAGAAAAAGAGAAACTGATTCAAGAGCTGCAAGGTTTACGCTCCCTTCATGCTCAAGAGAAAGAGAGCTTGCAAGAGGAGATTACTAAATTACAAAAGGAGATGCACGAGCGTCATTTACACCATCTGGAAGAGACCTCGCGCTTGAGATTAGAAAATAATCAATTAGAAAGTCTTCTTAAAGATGCACAGAGAATGGGTGAGCACAGTCATGAGGGAGCTTTACGGATGTTAGGCTCTCAGTTAATTGTCTTATCTTCTCACATTAAGCAGCGAAGTAAATCTGAGATACAATCTGCAGGAGATGTCATGGAAATGTTGGCTTTCACATCTCCAAGATTCTTTGGCAACTTGGGGGCAGGAATCTCTTGTAGAAGCCTACGTCCCGGCGTGTATTTAGAAGCAGAACTTCCTGTTGATGCTAGTGATGAGCAAAAACGTGTTGTTATAGAACAGCGTTGCTTGCGTGAGTGGTTCTTCGCTCTGTTAGGACACTTCACTGTGGAACAAATAGAAAGTCTCTCACAAAGAGCTAGGGATCTGGTTCAAGAAGCTGGTGAGCAAGCGAGTGCCCATGAACTGTTCGATCAGTTAGCGAGCGAGTTCTCTGAAATTCGTGATGCTTCCGGAGCTCTTTCTCAGTGGTTATCTACTTGCTATAGCTATGTGACCAATCTCCAGATTTTCAACAACTACTTCGAGTGGTCAGGGTTCCTATTCTCCCTATTGCAGAAAATGCACAAGGGAACTGGGGGCATATTGCATAATTTGTCTGAGGAAGAACAACAGTTCTTCAAGATTGTGTCTAACTTCTCTGGTAGGGTGCCTCTAGTTTTAGGCAGTATCGGCCATAGTGAAGGAACCACACCGGGGGCAGCAAATCCTCTAGGGGATCTCAATTTTGAAAATGTTGGGAATATTACTTGGAGTCGATTTATAAGAATCATAGAGGGGCTACTAGAAGCAAGAAGTAGTCTCAGTGGCCCGATGATTTTAGAGATGAGCGATATCAGAGAGAGTGTGGTACGTACAATCTCTTCTAACGTTTACACCGACATGCTAACCGAGAAATATTCACCGACTACCTGGACGCCTCCGGCTGATCTATAA
- the lpxG gene encoding UDP-2,3-diacylglucosamine diphosphatase LpxG produces the protein MVLASLSIAVGVPLAAFSWANFIEPNWLQTSLLTWKLPKKYSYLHGLRIAQISDLHFHKFVPKKFLKKVSLKLSKFAPDILLISGDFLCRAQIEDRPRLEAFLHTLHAPLGTFAVLGNHDYQSYVSRNSQGKIDVISMENSQPLKRAFVSISQGLFGSRRYTYAPSLEKQEPNTELLHLLKNTPIRLLHNESLQIPDMLNIVGLGDLFAKQFDPEKAFFNYNPTLPGIILSHNPDTVYRLLDYPGDMIFSGHSHGPQISIPWPKFAHKIMNKTSGLENPDLARGHFFFAEGKKQLYVNRGLGGFKRLRFCSPPEICCVRCVYGS, from the coding sequence GTGGTCTTAGCTTCTTTATCCATAGCTGTTGGGGTTCCTCTAGCTGCCTTTTCATGGGCAAATTTTATAGAGCCGAATTGGTTACAAACATCCTTGTTAACGTGGAAGCTGCCCAAAAAGTACTCTTATCTTCATGGATTGCGCATAGCTCAAATTTCTGATTTACATTTTCATAAATTTGTTCCAAAAAAATTCCTTAAAAAGGTTTCTTTAAAGCTGTCCAAATTTGCTCCCGACATTCTTTTGATTTCTGGAGATTTTCTTTGTCGAGCACAAATCGAAGACCGCCCGCGACTAGAAGCTTTTTTACATACTTTACATGCCCCTTTAGGAACATTTGCTGTTCTTGGAAATCACGACTATCAATCGTACGTTTCCCGCAATAGCCAAGGGAAAATAGATGTGATTTCGATGGAAAATAGCCAACCGTTAAAAAGAGCTTTCGTTTCAATAAGCCAAGGGCTTTTTGGTTCTAGACGTTATACATACGCCCCGAGTCTGGAAAAGCAAGAACCGAATACAGAACTTTTACATTTGTTAAAAAATACTCCTATTCGTCTACTGCATAATGAAAGTCTCCAAATTCCCGATATGTTAAACATCGTGGGATTAGGAGATCTTTTTGCTAAACAATTTGACCCAGAAAAAGCGTTTTTCAACTATAATCCTACCTTGCCTGGCATTATTCTCTCTCATAATCCTGATACTGTGTACCGACTCTTAGATTACCCTGGGGATATGATATTCTCTGGCCATTCTCATGGACCGCAAATTTCTATCCCGTGGCCGAAGTTCGCGCATAAGATAATGAATAAAACTTCAGGATTAGAAAATCCTGATTTAGCGCGAGGCCATTTCTTCTTTGCGGAAGGAAAAAAACAATTATATGTCAATCGCGGGCTTGGAGGGTTTAAAAGGTTACGCTTTTGCTCTCCTCCTGAAATTTGTTGTGTACGGTGTGTCTATGGATCCTAA
- the prfB gene encoding peptide chain release factor 2 (programmed frameshift) translates to MHESLDKRLEGLLTGLALAGRSLDLEGKRQELSILEEQTLKEDFWQDVTSAGKVSERIVSLKRQIAHYEEFKVRVENLAFFLNDGDVSADPELREDLEKEFTICEHILSEWETQRLLSGEVDKNPCFLTINAGAGGTESCDWVEMLFRMYCRWAAQHQWKVEVIDRQEGDVAGIKHVTVKFSGDYAYGYAKAERGVHRLVRISPFDSNAKRHTSFASVDVYPEIDDEIEIDIRPNDLRIDTFRSSGAGGQHVNVTDSAVRITHIPTGIMVSCQRERSQIQNRESCMKMLRARMYQQILQERLEKQLLDRKNKKEIAWGSQIRNYVFQPYTLVKDVRTGHETGNVQAMMDGELLDDFVKAYLAEYGEIS, encoded by the exons ATGCATGAAAGTTTAGATAAACGGTTAGAAGGCCTGTTGACTGGGTTGGCATTAGCCGGGAGGTCTCTT GACCTTGAGGGTAAGAGACAAGAGCTTTCCATTTTAGAAGAACAGACCTTGAAAGAAGACTTTTGGCAAGACGTCACAAGCGCTGGGAAAGTCTCGGAACGCATCGTCTCATTAAAACGACAGATTGCCCATTATGAAGAGTTCAAAGTCAGAGTGGAGAATTTAGCGTTTTTCTTAAACGATGGCGATGTTTCCGCGGATCCGGAACTTCGAGAAGATTTAGAAAAAGAATTCACGATTTGTGAGCATATCCTTTCAGAGTGGGAAACTCAGCGTTTGCTTTCTGGAGAAGTCGATAAAAATCCTTGTTTCTTAACAATTAATGCTGGTGCTGGTGGTACAGAATCCTGTGATTGGGTAGAAATGCTTTTTAGGATGTATTGTCGTTGGGCTGCACAACATCAGTGGAAAGTGGAAGTTATAGATCGTCAAGAAGGCGATGTCGCAGGGATTAAGCACGTCACTGTGAAATTTTCCGGAGACTACGCTTACGGCTATGCTAAGGCTGAGCGCGGTGTGCATAGGCTTGTGCGTATCTCTCCTTTTGATAGTAATGCTAAACGTCATACAAGTTTCGCTTCGGTAGATGTGTATCCTGAGATTGATGATGAGATAGAGATAGACATCCGCCCGAATGATTTGCGTATAGACACTTTCCGATCTTCAGGGGCTGGGGGGCAACATGTCAACGTTACGGATTCTGCGGTAAGAATTACTCATATACCGACAGGAATCATGGTTTCTTGTCAGCGTGAGCGTAGTCAAATTCAGAACCGTGAGAGTTGTATGAAGATGCTACGGGCAAGAATGTACCAACAAATTCTTCAAGAACGTTTAGAAAAGCAGCTTCTCGATAGAAAAAATAAAAAAGAAATTGCTTGGGGTTCGCAAATTCGTAATTATGTTTTTCAGCCTTATACTCTGGTCAAGGATGTACGCACAGGACATGAGACTGGTAATGTTCAGGCTATGATGGACGGAGAATTGCTAGACGATTTCGTCAAAGCGTATTTAGCAGAGTATGGAGAAATCTCATGA